Part of the Carassius carassius chromosome 20, fCarCar2.1, whole genome shotgun sequence genome, ATTCGCGTCTTCCGCGCTGCACTAAATGcctcattcgcgccgcgagacctccagacgcacgtaaacgcgcctttgcattggcttaacattgaaatcattcgtgcCAGATGCTCTAttcacgtttggtgtgaacacagcataattGTAATAAATGATTATCAATGTCATTTCTCTCAACAACAAACACTTTTTTCCTCAGGAGCAGTTCACCGCAGGCAGCGGTCCAACAGAAGCTCAAACGAGGGAAACAGAGACACCCAAAATGTTTGTTCTCCCTCTCAAACTCAGATTCCTCCAAACACGATGATACGAGGTTCACCTGGCAGTGATCCGTTTGCAGTAAATCCAGCTCTGAATGAACTGAGACTGGTTCTGCTGGGAAAAACCGGTGCGGGGAAAAGTGCAACGGGAAACAGCATCCTGGGAAACAGATGCTTTAATGATGAACTGAGCATGGGTTCAGTCACTAAAGAGTGCAAGAGAGCGTGTGGAACGGTGGAAGGACGAAATCTCGTTCTTGTGGACACACCTGGGTTTTTTGACACGGACTTAACAGAAGAACAATTAAAACAAGAAGCAATTAATTGCCTGGCCTTGAGTTCTCCTGGTCCTCATGCGTTTCTGCTCGTTATTCCAATAGATCGATATACAGAGGAGCAGCAGCGCACCGTAGACATGATTCTGGAGATGTTTCGTGAGGACATCAGCAATTACAGCATCCTGATATTCTCACATGCCGACAGACTCAGAGGAGAATCCATCGAAAGCTTCGTTTCGAAACAAAATCTAAAAGTTCAAGACCTCGTGAAGAGATTTGGGAAGCGTTTCGTGGCCTTTGACAACACAAACCTTACAAACCCAAAACAAGTGAGTCGACTCCTGCAGAAAGTAGATGATCTTCTGGCTGTGAATAAGAATCGTCACTTCACTAACGAAGTTACAGAAGTAATGCAAAAAGCCCAGAAGATAATAGAAGATAGAATACAAGCAGAAATGGCTGAAAGAACGAGGAAAGTAAAGCAAGAGGTCAGAAAACTGGCTGATGCTCGTTGGCGTGAGTTTTTATCTTACATTAATGAAGAGAGACAAGAAACGGAACAAAGAAGGAAATGCATTCAACGCAGGATTGATCAGATTGAGATGGATATAAAGAAGGAACAACAGAATGTGCAACCGATTCCAGAAAGACTGAGACGGTTCATAGAGTCTCTGCAGACGGAGATGGAGAACATGGGACGACTGGAGGAAAGATggatggaggaggagagagagagaaaggaaagagAAGAGCGGGAACAGAACGACCTGGAGATCTGGATCCAAGAAGAGGAGCAGAGGCAACTGAGTGAAGGAGGACATAATAATCTTCCTACTCTAGATTATAATAAAATGCTGTTTATGCTGACCATGTTTATATTGGGGATTGGGGCTTCATTTGCACCTGCTCTCTTACCGTTCCTGTTCCCTGCAGCTCCAGTGGTGGAAACTGGATTTGCAGCAGGGTTATTAACCAAATTGTTGGCTGCAGAAGGATGGAGTTTCGTTTGGGTGGTTACTGGAGTCGCCAAAGCTGTGGTTCTGACCCGCTGCTCCATCCAGTGACCCGATGACCACTGAAAATCAAGATATAGGCCTCAACAACTTCAAGCTTTAAAAACAAGACACAAAAAAGTATCACATAATGGCCCCATGAAGCGACGGTATATTCTGAAGtgttatatatacaaatacattctGTTCCATTAGCCACAGAAgatatcattctttttttttttttttttgaattctgATTGAAATTAGGATCAAATCCATGTCTTTTATAAACGAGACCccagtttatttagttatttagttttttattattaatgtcctCCTTGAATGCCAAAGAAGGATTCTTTAAAAAGCAtccatgaaaaacaaaaaaacagatttgaGATCATTCACAACATTACTAATGTTTAATATGAAggaaatttttttgaaaaagaataaaaataaataattaaaaaaaaaacattaaagaacatgCCCATTAAGTCATTAAAAGGTTTCAAACATTTGGTTATGTTAAAAGTTAATGGAACAATTAATTGTATCAATTTGCAAACAAGAATGTTACGTTTAAAtattctctgaacattctgaCAGGAAACATTTACAAATTGTTACATGTGACCTGTGCATGTCTGATTttctgatattattatttttcactatTGTCTGTTTCAGTAATTTCTAGTTTATTATATAACTATCTATtccttgatttttttaatgtacactTTTCCTTTATGTTTAGACAATTGCATTCACTACAGTATTGAACTATAAGAGATGCAGAACAAAACATGTATAGTCTGTGGTTTTCTTATCTGTGTAATCAAACAATTCGTATTGTGTTTGCTTTTGTTATTCATTTGTTTGATATAACTGAATTACTTTAATTGtgttactttttattttgcttattttaagttTAGCGATTTTATCCACCTGTATTCatctaaataaagtgaaatcataTTAATGCTATCTGTTTGTTGTCTCTGGACATTATTGTGATTTGTGGCATATTAgatctaataataatatatgcacacagacacacacacacacacacacacacacacacacacacacacacacacacacacacacacacacacacacacacacacacacacacacacggtagtAACGTGGTGTCACCGGCGGGTGTCGCTGTGGAGCGGTGGCAGCAGCGAGTTTCGCACCGAGCAAGAGAGATCCAAACCGGAAGTAAACAAGCGATGCTTCAGCTTCATACCGCTGATCTGTGAATAAGGAAAATGGGATATTTAATATCAATAAACTGCGTTAAATTTCTGATCACCGCTTTATTATACACATGTGAGTATAAATAATGTGTTTGTGCTGTCACGAGTTGATGAATATTATTGTATTGCTCAGGCCTGGAATCATAATATATTccacaaaaaatgtaaacatgtattattattaattttaaaaaattaatagaaaaaaatatttggaaaaaaagagaaattgtaTTTGCTTTGTCACTTCAGGAAAGTcagcctttaaaaaaagatttaacgtAAATCTAAAAGGTTTAATTTGTGTAAACGGAGGAATAAACTggttttgttatttatacatgaCAATGAAACTTTTAAAGGCATATTTCATCTAAGTGAGCTAGAACAATGAATAGTACatcttaacatttaatatttttgtgttgtgttttacgtattaattccattttatttccCAGAACGTCTGGATtgatttgtattgttttctttgtatgtatgggtCACTTGGGCTGTTACTGACATCTGGTGAAAATATCATGTCAACAGcagctttagaaatatatttactgagaaaaattgagacatgttcaatacttatttttacctgctgtgtatatatagtgtgtatatataggttgtgtatagtgtgtgtgtatatagagcgtgtttatatagtgtgtgtgtatatatatatatatatatatatatatatatatatatatatagtgtgtgtgtgtatatattaggggtgtgcacggatagtcgaacattcgaatattcgttctgctctaattattcgataaataaaaatattcgaatttcgcaacaacaaaaaaaagaacaaaaaaaagttcacaataaaacctaatttggtcactttctgtgatcctccacggcatatttgaagatgtatgctagcaaaaaataattattgaatgaataaggggccgttcacatattgcgcctaaaaacgggaaaacgctaggcgcaccgctttctccttctttccaaagcgctcgggcagaagcgctcctgggatgtctgccgttgctaggcaacaatgacgcgctctctccatgaagacgcagaaatttcagcaaaggtttttagatagatttgcagcactaaaaatcgcttgcagtagctctgctactaaatttatttcaaaatggcaatccatatacagctatgatcagcagttccttcatcttggctgagctttcaacgtttacgggaaaggatgaagctgaatgtttagttcttgtcacatgacccgcggtgcgcttgtggcattctgaaagttgagatgtttttaactcgatgcagtgcggacgcgcctggaaaaaacgagcgcgtcgcaccGCGAGCGCATcgtgaccgcgtcgcttccattatgagcgcgcataccgtgcgcttacattggaaataactaacttgagcgcgcaaaagacgcgataagtgaacggcccctaaggactgcggtcttctacagtacttcaaatatgccgtggagaatcacagaaagtgaccgaattgaagaacattgttgcggcatctctcatgcaacgaataaacaccgctaacttggagaatgcagcgaaaactcctcttctcgcgtctgccctagaccctcggcacaaacatctcaggtttctcgatgacaACATGATTgaagtaagaaagaaaaaaacttttttgaacattatcagaacattttccttgatgcccactcgtcggaaaagactgaaccagttcttcagcgatgattacagagagtccagccgagacagttcttgctggagccatgtattccacaagatgaggatcccattcagtggtgaaaggaaaacacgaagcgcttcaccaaacttattcgcttagcacaccgttatttttGAGTCCCAAccacgtctgtgccgtcagagcgcgttttctcctcttgttaacagactaaggatccgacttcccccgatcatgtttacatgcctgtgtttcCTAACAAGAACATATAAATCAatagaaaaaaatcaaaaaaagatttgctgacagtttcaaagttaagtgtaggctatgttctgtacaatagcctaaatGCTGCAGGCtgctgttcacttttttttttctttttttttttgggcttttaatctgtacttttgtttgtttgcacgcattgttaaaggttttcagctacaaaacatgatgtgtgatgttcaagcttattgtgtgtaagcttgttcaaaatgacggaaacaataaatgttgctgaaaaataatgtctgtgtgtgtatatagagtgtgtgtgtgtatagagtgtgtgtgtatatatagtgtgtatatagagtgagtgtgtgtgtgtgtgtgtgtgtgtgtgtgtgtgtgtgtgtgtgtatatagagtgtgtgtgtgtgtatagtgtgtgtgtatatagagtgtgtgtgtgtatagagtgtgtgtgtgtatagtgtgtgtgtatatatatatagtgtgtgtgtgtgtgtgtgtgtgtgtgtgtgtgtatagagtgtgtgtgtgtatatagtgtgtatatagagtgagtgtgtgtgtgtgtgtatatatagtgtgtgtgtatatagagtgtgtgtatagagtgtgtgtgtgtgtatatagagtgtgtgtgtgtatagagtgtgtgtgtatatatagtgtgtgtgtatatagagtgtgtgtatagagtgtgtgtgtgtgtatatagagtgtgtgtgtgtatagagtgtgtgtgtatatagagtgtgtgtgtatatatagtgtgtgtgtatatagagtgtgtgtatagagtgtgtgtgtgtgtatatagagtgtgtgtgtgtatagagtgtgtgtgtatatatagtgtgtgtgtatatagagtgtgtgtatagagtgtgtgtgtgtgtgtgtatagagtgtgtgtgtatatagagtgtgtgtgtgtgtatatagagtgtgtgtgtgtatagagtgtgtgtgtatatatagtgtgtgtgtatatagagtgtgtgtatagagtgtgtgtgtatagtgtgtgtgtatatatagtgtgtgtgtataggtgtatgtgtatatagagtgtgtgtgtttatagagtgtgtgtatatagagtgtgtgtgtttatagagtgtgtgtatatagagtgtgtgtgtttatagagtgtgtgtatatagagtgtgtgtgtttatagagtgtgtgtatatagagtgtgtatatatagacggtttcatcggcggacgcgcctggacctaagtaaacttccggtctgtgttgtgtatatcggtctggctgcggtgccttctacaaacgcggttaaagtcaaggtgatgagtagactgaagttggggctcaggtggttgtgctgcgggatgtgtttcccatacatttatttatttttggagactcgccacatttttaaaactgatcgattttcaaaaaggcttcattgaataaacatgagtaacgttacgtactgcacgtttaataataataattccttacatttatatgtttaaatatcaaaacgaggcacaggtgtttttatatcgctgtatttctgaaggaagacttgcgtgttatatgcctgataaagcagcgtctgagcgtaccagctctgctttgtttacaactgttactggggaaacctctatttctcgcgctttatgtctatgctttaaaacatctcctgctggcaaagaatgaatgtgcattttcattaagtacaCCTGATCCACgtggcaaacatattttgtttgttatcaaaaaatttctactctagagggacttggctgttgttattgattctatttggaagtctaccggaagttaagttaggtccacaaaagcgcgcatgcgcagtaacttttgtttatgttgttgccgttgaaaccgtctatagtgtgtatatagagtgtgtgtgtgtttgtacaacccgaattccggaaaagttgggacgttttttaaattttaataaaatgaaaactaaaggaatttcaaatcacatgagccaatattttattcacaatagaacatagataacgtagcaaatgtttaaactgagaaattttacacttttatccacttaattagctcatttaaaatttaatgcctgctacaggtctaaaaaaagttggcatgggggcaacaaatggctaaaaaagcaagcagttttgaaaagattcagctgggagaacatctagtgattaattaagttaattgatatcaggtctgtaacatgattagctataaaagctttgtcttagagaagcagagtctctcagaagtaaagatgggcagaggctctccaatctgtgaaagactgcgtaaaaaaattgtggaaaactttaaaaacaatgttcctcaacgtcaaattgcaaaggctttgcaaatctcatcatctacagtgcataacatcatcaaaagattcagagaaactggagaaatctctgtgcgtaagggacaaggccggagacctttattggatgcccgtggtcttcgggctctcagacgacactgcatcactcatcggcatgattgtgtcaatgacattactaaatgggcccaggaatacttgcaaaaaggaagccatatgtgaacatggtccagaagcgccgtcgtgtcctgtgggccaaggctcatttaaaatggactatttcaaagtggaatagtgttttatggtcagacgagtccaaatgtgacattcttgttggaaatcacggacgccgtgtcctccgggctaaagaggagggagaccttccagcatgttattgTAACCCAGGTCACTAGAGAGATTCTGTTGACgtgaggagagaaaaaaagactaacacttgtgaatatataaaacagttattttattaatatctgtggggaaagaaaaaaatatataaagtttaagATTCTaagtgaaaataagaaaatgcataaaataaaataataaaactcattTAGAAAAGTTATCCAATTTAGCAAGACAAAGATTGGTTCAATTCAACGAGTGGGAGTTAGCCCCGCCTTAATAGAAGGACTCAGGGCAAGGATGATGCAACACTTTTGACGAGAGAGTAAGCGGCTAGCTCCAGTTACAGAAGCTGCTGGTGCGATCCTAAAGAAAGAAACGAGAATTAGAACGAACAAACCAAGATTTAAATCAGAGAAACAATAGAGAAACTTTTAGATTAAAGTGCGGATTGAGATTCATCAGTCAAACGTTACGAGTGAAAGTGTCATTGACCGCTACGAAGAGAGTGCATATCCAAACTTGGgagttttttttccttcataGCCGAGAATTGAGTTCTCTTGGTGAGtgttgtaattaaataattatttttgtgtgtaaaatgaTTGATAAATGGTATCGAATCACTAAATTCTGATGTTATATGCAGTTGTATGTAAAAGAGTTGACCCTTTTTGTTTATAATGGGAAGAGTATTGCATGTATGTGTtgaataattaatgttttagAGTTCAAAGTCACCTCGAGTGGTTAATAGAGGTTATTTTAACGAATTTCGTCGTGTATTTGAGCTATGAGTTAAGGCGCGATCATGACGCACATGTAATACGGGCAGATGAGGCCTAAGTGCGTCATTTGAAAAGTAGCTCTTTGCACATATAAACTATATGTGCTAAAGTAAAACGGAATTTCAGTAAAAGGAAAAAATGTTGAATGTTGTTTATATGCAGACTAACTGCTCCAATGATGTATATTTTTGAAAGGAATGTCTAATTGTATTTTTGGCCTTGTCTTTGCAAAGTTgggtcttttctttctttcctttttcccctttttctggttttttcttcttcttttctactTTTTGTCATTTCTGAGTCGGATGCTGCACATTTCCTGGACACCGGACGATTTTGAAGAAGAATTGTATGTGAATTGTCCCTGCTTGCTTCACATCGGGAAAAAAAAACCGTTGCGAGCGGGAACTGGCGAGCCATTTGCCCATATAAGGAAGGACCGAGCTTGTGAGTCAAGAAACGAACAGAGTGGTATGATTGTGCACACAACTGAATTGAACTGTGTTGATCTGAGATACATATACGGAAGAAGGATCTCGTGAGAGCGGCATTCGAACTGAAACTGAGAAttagtgtgtatatacatatatatacatggatACAAAAAGAGGAATCTGAATTGTATTGAGACTACTAATTAAGCAGTAAATTTGacctgtgatttttattttctctactgtttttcctttcaaattctattgtatttcatttcattttgattttatttttatttattttttttcttggagaACGAGAGAAAAAAGGGTATTCTTAAAGGGGTAATCATTTTGAAAGATTGTATGTGAATTTAAAACGTTTACTTAACCTTAAATAATCCAATTAGAAACAAATTgaataaataggtaaaaaataaattatagatatatatatatattaatagaataagggtaaattaaatttattagcTTGAAACTAAATAGGTCATAACAAAgagaaacaataattataaactaAATAGGAAATATAAATTAGGATTATATTAaggatacatttatttgttcCACGGCAAATCCTTGCTGTTCTCctggtcattatatatatatatattttttttttttttctttccctcctGTGTGATGTGATGTTTTAAATTTCTctgctttattatttaaaatctcttaaatacaTCATACTGAATTTTCTAACCAAAGAGTGTTTGTCACAAATTCTTTCTTCCCTTGCTGTTAGCGCAGTCTCTTGAGCGATTCTGGTCTTCTGGTCACTGGTCCAAATTTTAAGCGGTGCACTTCACGCTCATTTGCATATTTCGCTGGTTGTAAGTGAGGGTTGTACTGTCGCCGCGACGCAGGTTAcattatcagcgttcagttcaaaagccagcatctctgatggtatgggggtgcataagtgcatacggtatgggcagcttgcatgttttggaaggctctgtgaatgctgaaaggtatataaaggttttagagcaacatatgcttccctccaaacaacgtctatttcagggaaggccttgtttatttcagcaggacaatgcaaaaccacatactgcagctataacaacagcatggcttcgtcgtagaagagtccgggtgctaacctggcctgcctgcagtccagatctttcacctatagagaacatttggcgcatcattaaacgaaaaatacgtcaaagacgaccacgaactcttcagcagctggaaatctatataaggcaagaatgggaccaaattccaacagcaaaactccagcaactcatagcctcaatgcccagacgtcttctaactgttttgaaaagaaaaggagatgctacaccatggtaaacatgccccgtcccaactattttgagacctgtagcagaaatcaaaattgaaatgagctcattttgtgcataaaattgtaaactttctcagtttaaacatttgctatgttatctatgttctattgtgaataaaatattggctcatgtgatttgaaagtcttttagtcttcattttattaaaatttaaaaaacgtcccaacttttccggaattcgggttgtatatatagtgtgtgtatatagagtgtgtgtttatagagtgtgtgtgtatatagagtgtgtattgtgtgtgtgtgtgtatatatttatatatatatatatatatatagtgtgtgtgtgtgtatagagtgtgtgtgtatatagtgtgtattgtgtgtgtgtgtgtgtgtgtgtatatatttatatatatatatatagtgtgtgtgtatatagagtgtgtgtgtatatatagtgtgtgtgtgtgtgtgtgtgtgtatagtgtgtatGTATCAGTAGCGTGTGCTGTGATGTCTGAAGCGTGTGCTGTGTGTCTCTGCTGCTGCAGGCGTGTGCTCCAGCTCAGTGGAACAGAAGATCTATGTTGAGCTCAATCAGACGGTTCCTTGTGTCCGTCTGCTGAACGCCACGCATCAGATCGGCTGCCAGTGTGAGTCCAGCAGTTCAGTACCTTCATGTCCAGCTGAATGTCAGGATCACTGTGATGTGTTGGATTTGTCTCTCAGCCTCTATGTCAGGAGATACAGGAGTCCTTCATGTGCTGGAGACAGAATCAGATCTGGACTGGATCCTCAGCTCAGGACCACATCCTCCATACATGGTGATCCTGGAGACGGCCTTCTTCAACAGGTGCtgtgacacctgtgtgtgtgtgtgtgtgtgtgtgtgtgtgtgtgtgtgtgtgtgtgtgtgtgtgtgtgtgtgtgtgtgtgtgtgtgatgaggaTGAAGAACTCGTCCAGAGTGTCTGGAGTCGCTGTGATCATCTCAAAAACAGGCCTTGCTCATGATTTCTCTCCTCACACGACCTGCCCCAACcagaacacaggtgtgtgtgtgtgtgtgctcttgtttttgtgtcatatcaggacacaactctgtataatgtcatgggtatgacacaggtattacaaggagagggtgacttattaggacataacccatgtccccatttttcaaaacgcttataaatcatacagaatgagtttttttgagaaagtagaaatgcagaaagtttcctgtgagggttagggttaggtgtagggttggtgtagggtcatagaaaatacagtttgtacagtataaaaaccattacacctatgggatgaacacactttacacaaacacaaacatgtgtgtgtgtgtgtgtgagtgtgagtgtgtgtgagtgagtgtgtgtgtgtgtgtgcgtgtgtgagtgaaagtatgtgtgtgtgtgtgtgtgtgtgtgtgtgtgactgatgaaACTAAACATGTTTAACTACTTGATTTTGTCTTTACACAGGTAAGTCACtttactatattaaaaaaaatttaacttatttatttatttattatttaagttacttattttaatgtATGGGCACTTCTGAGTTTTACAGACAGACACATAGTTTTTTAATCTCTTGAGGATCCTTGAAAATCCTTAAAACAGGAAGTAAATGTGTAACAGACAATTacaacattaaaaaacataaaatatcagtTACTGGTTTGTGTGGATtctgataaaaacaaaataactgaatgcattaaatatgaatttattctATATACTGTAATTATTATCAATTGACTAATTgtatcaattaaattaattattgtatacattaaatgtaattattaaaattaatttgccatTTAGCATCTCATGTAATCTTGATCTCATGgagtatttatataaatgttgcatattattattttacaacacaaaaagtgatttttttttaacatgattaaatcaataaatatattttcattacaaaaaaaacccttcttttctgagaaatgtattaaaattaattaaggtTTATGCCTAAaacgagaagaaaaaaaactaagagtTGAGAAAAATTACGTTTATTTTCTCGACCCCATTGGTACATTCATTTTTCTGAGCGTATACTCACTTAATTTTAGTCAATTTCTAAGAAAAcaagacttttttgtttttgcatctcAAGAAAATTATTGTcttgatttataaatatttagatatttgcagtgaaaaacaagacaaaaacatttgaCAGTGTTTTATGATGAACTTGTGATGAAATAGAGACAAAATTGCCGAAAAACGACATGTGTGAAGcggagtgtgtgtgattgtgtttcaGGTGTGTATAATGAGAGTTACGGCTCTGATCTGGCCAACTGTAACGTGACCGTGTGGAATCCTCTCGGGAACGGACTTTCTTATGAAGACTTCGCTTTCCCCGTGTTTGCTCTGAAAGACGAGAATCAGACTCAGGTCATCCGTAaggtgtgtctctctctctcaggtgtgtgtgtgtttgtgttcatcacagtgctgtatgacacgtgtgtgtgtgtttgcagtgttaCGAGGATCATAACCAGCGTGTGAATGGAAGCGCTCCTCAGTATCCTCTGTGTGCCATGCAGCTCTTCTCACACATGCATGCTGTGACCGACACCGTGACCTGCATGAGACGCACAGACCTGCAGAACCGGTTCGGCATCAACCCaggtacacactcacacacgcacacacacacactcacacacacacacacacatacacacacacacacacacacacacacacacacatacacacacacacacacacacacacacacacacatacacacacacacacacacacacacacacacatacacacacacacacacacacatacacacacacacacacacacacacacacactcacacacgcacacacacacacacacgcacactcacacacacacacac contains:
- the LOC132096937 gene encoding GTPase IMAP family member 9-like; the encoded protein is MINQGAVHRRQRSNRSSNEGNRDTQNVCSPSQTQIPPNTMIRGSPGSDPFAVNPALNELRLVLLGKTGAGKSATGNSILGNRCFNDELSMGSVTKECKRACGTVEGRNLVLVDTPGFFDTDLTEEQLKQEAINCLALSSPGPHAFLLVIPIDRYTEEQQRTVDMILEMFREDISNYSILIFSHADRLRGESIESFVSKQNLKVQDLVKRFGKRFVAFDNTNLTNPKQVSRLLQKVDDLLAVNKNRHFTNEVTEVMQKAQKIIEDRIQAEMAERTRKVKQEVRKLADARWREFLSYINEERQETEQRRKCIQRRIDQIEMDIKKEQQNVQPIPERLRRFIESLQTEMENMGRLEERWMEEERERKEREEREQNDLEIWIQEEEQRQLSEGGHNNLPTLDYNKMLFMLTMFILGIGASFAPALLPFLFPAAPVVETGFAAGLLTKLLAAEGWSFVWVVTGVAKAVVLTRCSIQ